In bacterium, a genomic segment contains:
- a CDS encoding HipA domain-containing protein encodes MGANKNTRSAQKTQLDVCIGKEGLPVGELAYVKDGAREYSVFAYSQDWLRHPAHFAISPDLALVSGHQVRKPPTKDDTRFFLALADTEPDAWGRRVIARAHAKERKKDPALKALTELDYLCAVDDFSRIGALRLRDDQGDFLRTVEQGRQGAAPLLELEHIFEASRAVERSQESAQDLRYLLGKGTSLGGMRPKCTVLDDDGTLALGKFPSVKDERSITRGEVLALRLARQAGIETSNARIVIVRDTPIAVISRFDRTHEHGRIAYLSAASLLQAGRNEEHAYTEVVDAMKTVCVEAKADAQQLWRRLVFNHLITNVDDHLQNLGFLYAGNGLWRLAPAFDLNPFPDKDRESKTWLSEDTGPITTIATLLEKASYFHLSEPEALTVLAEVYGVVTQWRSLALSAEVGLTAAEVEEFAPAFEHSEMVRVKALCGE; translated from the coding sequence ATGGGCGCCAACAAAAACACCAGGAGCGCACAGAAGACTCAACTCGATGTATGCATCGGTAAGGAAGGGTTGCCTGTGGGGGAGCTCGCTTACGTTAAGGATGGTGCCCGCGAGTACTCGGTATTTGCCTACAGCCAGGATTGGCTACGTCATCCGGCCCATTTTGCCATCTCGCCTGACTTGGCCCTTGTGTCTGGTCACCAGGTGCGTAAGCCGCCGACCAAGGATGACACGCGATTCTTCCTGGCGCTCGCCGACACAGAGCCTGATGCCTGGGGGCGGCGGGTCATTGCCCGGGCACACGCAAAAGAACGCAAAAAAGACCCCGCACTAAAGGCGTTGACGGAGTTGGACTATTTGTGTGCCGTGGATGATTTTAGTCGCATCGGCGCACTACGGTTGCGCGATGATCAGGGTGATTTTTTGCGCACGGTTGAGCAAGGTCGGCAGGGTGCGGCGCCCTTGCTGGAACTGGAGCACATATTCGAGGCCAGCCGTGCCGTGGAGCGTAGTCAGGAGTCAGCCCAGGACCTGCGCTACCTTCTTGGAAAGGGTACCTCGCTGGGCGGGATGCGCCCCAAGTGCACGGTCCTGGATGATGACGGTACGCTCGCCTTGGGTAAGTTTCCAAGCGTAAAAGACGAGCGCAGCATTACCCGTGGCGAAGTGCTTGCTTTACGTCTCGCCCGTCAGGCGGGTATCGAGACCTCGAACGCGCGTATCGTGATAGTTAGAGACACCCCGATAGCGGTGATCAGTCGGTTCGACCGAACCCATGAGCATGGCCGGATTGCTTATCTGTCTGCGGCCTCACTCTTGCAGGCCGGCCGCAATGAAGAGCACGCTTACACCGAGGTGGTCGATGCCATGAAAACGGTCTGTGTCGAGGCGAAAGCGGATGCCCAACAACTGTGGCGACGACTGGTGTTCAACCACCTCATCACAAACGTCGACGACCATCTTCAGAACTTAGGTTTTCTTTATGCGGGCAACGGGCTGTGGCGGTTGGCTCCGGCCTTCGACCTCAACCCGTTTCCAGACAAGGACCGTGAGTCAAAAACATGGCTCAGCGAAGATACTGGTCCCATCACAACCATCGCGACCTTGCTTGAAAAGGCGAGCTACTTCCACCTGTCGGAACCAGAGGCTCTCACTGTCTTGGCAGAGGTCTATGGTGTCGTTACCCAGTGGCGCTCTTTAGCGCTGAGTGCCGAAGTGGGACTAACTGCGGCTGAAGTCGAGGAATTTGCGCCTGCATTCGAGCATTCAGAGATGGTGAGAGTCAAAGCACTGTGTGGTGAGTAG
- a CDS encoding DegT/DnrJ/EryC1/StrS aminotransferase family protein → MTFENLAINGGKSVRGIPFSHWPFFDQDEIDAATAPLRSGKVNYWTGTEGREFEREFAAYTGCKYAIALTNGTVALELPLYAYGIGAGDEVITTCRTFIASASAIVARGAVPVLAEVDSVSQNITADTIRPLITARTKAIICVHLAGWPCDMEPIMALAKERGLKVIEDCAQCHGATYQGKPVGSLGDVAAFSFCQDKIMTTGGEGGMLTTNDEALWRKAWEFKDHGKSYDAVYNRQHPPGFRWLHESFGTNWRLTEMQSAIGRVQLRKLPSWTAARQRHAAILTDSFSRIPALRVTPVPAGIGHAMYKYYVFVRPERLAPGWDRDRVMNAITAEGIPCFSGSCSEIYLEKAFIDAGYGPKVRLPVAKELGETSLMFLVHPTLNEADMHDTCKAVEKVFAQAGV, encoded by the coding sequence ATGACTTTTGAGAATCTTGCAATAAATGGCGGGAAGTCTGTTCGTGGCATTCCGTTTTCACACTGGCCTTTCTTCGATCAGGATGAAATTGATGCGGCCACTGCCCCGCTTCGCTCGGGCAAGGTCAATTACTGGACGGGGACTGAGGGACGTGAGTTTGAGCGGGAATTTGCCGCTTATACTGGATGCAAATACGCAATCGCTTTGACGAATGGCACCGTGGCTTTGGAGTTGCCCTTATACGCCTATGGAATCGGTGCTGGCGATGAAGTCATCACCACCTGTCGGACCTTCATTGCGTCGGCCAGTGCGATTGTCGCGCGCGGGGCAGTACCGGTTCTGGCGGAGGTTGATTCAGTAAGCCAGAATATCACGGCCGATACGATTCGCCCCCTGATCACCGCACGTACCAAGGCCATTATCTGTGTTCATCTGGCGGGCTGGCCTTGCGATATGGAGCCGATTATGGCGTTGGCTAAGGAACGCGGGCTGAAAGTGATTGAGGATTGCGCGCAGTGTCACGGGGCAACCTATCAGGGTAAGCCGGTTGGCTCGCTGGGTGATGTCGCCGCTTTTTCGTTCTGCCAGGATAAAATCATGACCACCGGTGGCGAGGGCGGCATGCTGACGACCAATGATGAGGCATTGTGGCGTAAGGCTTGGGAGTTCAAGGACCATGGCAAGAGTTATGATGCCGTCTATAATCGGCAGCATCCACCCGGCTTCCGCTGGCTTCATGAATCGTTTGGGACCAACTGGCGTCTGACCGAGATGCAATCGGCGATTGGCAGAGTTCAGCTTCGCAAGTTGCCCAGCTGGACTGCGGCCCGGCAGCGGCATGCCGCCATCCTGACGGACTCTTTCTCTCGCATTCCTGCCTTGCGGGTAACACCCGTTCCCGCCGGAATCGGCCATGCCATGTATAAATATTATGTCTTTGTCCGGCCGGAGAGGCTGGCGCCCGGCTGGGATCGGGATCGGGTCATGAATGCCATCACTGCGGAAGGCATCCCTTGCTTCAGTGGAAGTTGCAGCGAAATCTATCTTGAAAAAGCCTTTATTGATGCCGGCTATGGCCCGAAGGTGCGCTTGCCTGTTGCCAAAGAACTGGGCGAAACCAGTCTCATGTTCCTGGTTCACCCGACCTTGAATGAGGCGGATATGCACGACACCTGTAAGGCCGTAGAGAAGGTATTTGCACAGGCGGGGGTGTAG
- a CDS encoding helix-turn-helix transcriptional regulator, producing MNLPLPIPVDRALKKLGVDLSLARRRRNLTQAMMAERLGTSVMTVRRMEAGHPGTALQYLARALQVFGELDKLSDLLDSAKDTVGLILMNEQVPMRVRKPKQGSGVL from the coding sequence ATGAATCTCCCTTTGCCAATACCCGTTGATAGAGCGCTCAAGAAACTTGGGGTGGATTTGTCATTGGCGCGACGGCGTCGTAACCTGACTCAAGCCATGATGGCTGAGCGGCTTGGCACATCCGTCATGACGGTGCGTCGGATGGAGGCGGGGCATCCCGGGACAGCCCTGCAGTACCTGGCGCGCGCCCTGCAAGTGTTCGGGGAGTTGGATAAACTCAGCGACTTATTGGACTCTGCGAAGGATACTGTCGGGCTCATCCTGATGAATGAGCAGGTTCCGATGCGGGTTCGCAAGCCCAAGCAGGGGAGTGGGGTTTTGTGA
- a CDS encoding acetyltransferase, with amino-acid sequence MKEKIFIFGASGHAKVVIDIIERQGCCDIAFLIDDDPALKDTEFFGYHVIGGKQALLEARDRVGGGIVAIGSNRARSAVAGWLEENRFSLVSAVHPSAQIGRGATIDAGTVVMAGAVVNADVRIGKNVIINSRASIDHDCRIGDTVHIAPGSTLCGTVTVGTGTFVCAGVTIIPNLAIGSNVIIGAGSTVKKHVPDGMTVAGSPAKVLKR; translated from the coding sequence ATGAAAGAAAAAATCTTTATTTTTGGTGCAAGCGGTCATGCCAAGGTGGTGATCGACATTATTGAGCGGCAAGGGTGCTGTGATATCGCTTTTTTGATCGACGATGATCCCGCATTAAAGGACACAGAGTTCTTCGGGTACCACGTTATTGGAGGCAAGCAGGCACTGCTTGAAGCGCGGGATCGGGTTGGCGGTGGTATTGTTGCCATTGGCAGTAACCGTGCGCGAAGTGCTGTCGCTGGATGGTTGGAGGAGAATCGCTTCAGTTTGGTTTCCGCCGTTCATCCTTCGGCACAGATCGGGCGTGGGGCTACCATTGATGCCGGCACCGTGGTCATGGCGGGAGCAGTTGTAAATGCGGATGTTCGTATTGGGAAAAATGTCATCATCAACTCCCGAGCCAGCATTGATCATGACTGTAGGATTGGTGATACGGTTCATATTGCGCCAGGTAGCACTTTGTGTGGTACGGTGACTGTCGGAACTGGCACATTTGTCTGTGCGGGGGTAACGATTATCCCTAATCTGGCAATTGGGAGTAATGTTATTATCGGGGCCGGTTCTACGGTGAAAAAGCATGTGCCTGATGGCATGACCGTGGCGGGGAGTCCGGCTAAAGTTTTGAAAAGATGA
- a CDS encoding four helix bundle protein: MKENIIKQKSYDFALKIIGLYRKLVKDNEFILSKQVLRSGTSIGANIEEAQAAQSRADFVSKMSIASKEARETCYWLRLLRDSSTIAKCDVDPLLFDAESLVNILTSIVKTSAKPTNSESKIQNL, encoded by the coding sequence ATGAAAGAGAACATTATCAAGCAAAAGAGTTATGATTTCGCTTTGAAGATCATTGGGTTGTACCGGAAACTGGTTAAGGATAATGAGTTCATTCTTTCGAAACAGGTGCTACGTTCAGGGACAAGTATTGGTGCGAATATTGAGGAGGCGCAGGCGGCGCAGAGCAGGGCCGATTTTGTGTCAAAAATGTCGATAGCCTCTAAAGAGGCAAGGGAAACGTGTTATTGGCTGCGTCTGTTGCGGGATAGCAGCACTATTGCAAAATGTGATGTTGATCCGCTTTTGTTTGATGCGGAATCACTCGTAAACATATTGACGTCAATTGTGAAAACATCTGCGAAACCAACCAATTCAGAATCAAAAATTCAAAATTTATAA